A single window of Neurospora crassa OR74A linkage group VII, whole genome shotgun sequence DNA harbors:
- the ecd-2 gene encoding early conidial development-2 protein yields MNSELHVLIIGAGLGGLTLAQGLRKQGISFQIFERDASAEARGQGYAVGLHDPEKLFGGSLPDEVFSSVRSSCHLLPLQLPSCLAMFFPDGRAGYVTDSPETPCLRAHRLRLRQALARDLDIQWGKRAQRIEEGEDKVTVWFEDGTHAEGTILVGADGTFSAVRPHVLQKPNSEVLEVSTSSTLTMGECRLDRANMESQLQLAYSCYVAYGPDFILFSGLNRVSDDGSYGDYYWMMVESREVGDDHWVKTGTAEERLRKSKERIQALNPKFRVTVEKTEVEGLKKVVAWYDALIEDIPPVNRVILIGDAAHPMTPARGEGANHAIKDAVGLSKLLAENKDQPIDILRQKLDELQRSLVSEGNQAILLARQVMAKARQRERVEKPMVWGHEVKIVDEAVPLPLELK; encoded by the exons ATGAACAGCGAGTTGCACGTCTTGATCATCGGTGCCGGCCTTGGTGGTTTAACACTTGCCCAAGGTCTTCGCAAGCAGGGCATCAGCTTCCAGATTTTTGAGCGTGACGCCAGCGCCGAAGCAAGAGGCCAAGGATACGCCGTTGGACTTCACGA TCCAGAAAAGCTCTTTGGTGGCTCTCTTCCTGATGAAGTCTTTTCATCCGTTCGATCATCATgccacctccttcctctccagcTGCCGTCATGTCTAGCCATGTTCTTTCCGGATGGGCGGGCAGGGTACGTGACAGATAGCCCGGAGACACCTTGCTTGCGAGCCCACAGGTTACGGCTGAGGCAGGCTTTGGCTCGCGATCTGGATATCCAGTGGGGAAAACGGGCGCAGAGGatcgaggagggggaggataaGGTGACGGTTTGGTTTGAGGATGGGACACATGCCGAGGGGACCATTCTCGTGGGGGCTGATGGGACTTTTAGTGCTG TCCGCCCACACGTCCTCCAGAAACCCAACTCGGAGGTCTTGGAGGTCTCAACCTCTTCGACGCTCACCATGGGCGAGTGTCGACTTGACCGTGCTAATATGGAGAGTCAGCTCCAACTGGCTTATTCGTGCTACGTCGCGTATGGCCCAGACTTTATCCTCTTCAGCGGTCTCAACCGCGTCAGCGATGATGGATCGTATGGAGACTACTACTGGATGATGGTGGAAAGTCGAGAAGTGGGCGATGATCACTGGGTCAAGACGGGCACGGCAGAAGAGAGGCTGCGGAAGTCGAAGGAGAGGATACAGGCGCTGAATCCCAAGTTCAGGGTCACGgtggagaagacggaggtggagggcttgaagaaggtggtg GCATGGTACGATGCCCTGATTGAGGATATTCCTCCAGTCAATAGGGTCATTTTGATCGGGGATGCCGCTCATCCGATGACGCCGG CTCGCGGGGAAGGTGCAAATCACGCAATCAAAGACGCAGTCGGCCTATCCAAGCTTCTCGCCGAAAACAAAGATCAGCCGATCGATATTCTCCGGCAAAAGCTGGATGAGCTCCAGCGAAGCCTGGTAAGCGAAGGCAATCAAGCGATTTTGCTGGCGCGCCAGGTGATGGCCAAGGCCCGTCAGAGAGAAAGGGTAGAAAAGCCCATGGTTTGGGGCCATGAGGTGAAGATTGTGGATGAGGCGGTGCCGTTGCCTCTTGAGCTTAAGTAA